The genomic window CCCGAACAAGAACAGGAGTCGTCCATGCTCGGCGCCCTCGACGTCAGCACCAGCGCCCTGGTGGCGCAGCGCACGCGGCTCAACGCGATCACTTCGAATCTCGCGAACATGTCGACGACTCGCAACGAGTTCGGTCAGCCCGACCCCTACGTGCCGAGGTACGTCACCTTTCAGACAGACGAACAGCTTGCCACGAGCGGCGGCGGCGTCGGCGTGCAGGTCGGCTCGGTTGAATACGCGAACACGCCCCCCCGCATGAAGTACGAACCGGGCCACCCCGACGCCAACGCCGCCGGGTACGTCGCCTACCCGAACGTCGACATGACGACCGAATTCGTCGACGCCTTGGAGGCGACCCGCGCCTACGAAGCGAACATCGGCGTCATGGAGATCACCAAAGACATGGCCGCCCGGTCCCTGCAGATCCTGGCGTAGTCGTCCGTTGGCTGCCGCAAGGAACTGCCGCAACTCACCCGTCACGTTCGCCCATGAACCCGATCCAAGGCCTCAGCACAGCTCGGTCTTCGCTGCCGTTGCCGCCGGCGGGGCCGAACGCCGCGCGCCCCGACGGAGTCGACTTCAAGCAAATGCTGATGGAGTCGATCAACGACGTGAACTCGATGCAATTGCAGGCCGACAAAGCAGTCGAGTCGCTGATGACCGGCGGCGACGTCGACCCGGCCGAAGTGCTGACCGCCGTCCAAAAAGCCGACCTCGGCTTCCGACTGATGCTCCAGATGCGCAACAAAGTGATGGCGGCGTATCAGGAGATCAAGGACATCAGAGTTTAGCAGGGTGATTGGCGACGGGGAGCCAGACGACTCCCCCGATCAAGCGTCTCAAGACTCCGGCCTCAGACCTCAAGACTTCCGACACAAGACTTTCGCCCATGGATGCGATCAACCAAGCCGTCGCCCAGGTTCGCGAGCTGTTCCTGTCGATGTCCCCCGCGGCGCGGATCACCTCTGCGCTCTTGTTGGGGGTGATCGTCGTCAGCCTCGGGTACCTCGTCCAGTCGCACGGGGCCGGGGCGGACGATTACCTGTTCAACGGCGACTTCCTGCAGACCGCCGAGGCGAATCGCATTGAGGCGGCGATCGCCAAGTCGGGGCTCTCGGGTTACGACCGGGTCGGCAATCGGTTCCGGGTTCCCCGCGGGCAGAAGGCCGCCTATCTCGCGGCGGTCGCCAACGAAGGCGCCCTGCCGACCAACTTCGACACGCTGCTGCAAGACACGCTCGATTCAAGCCCGCTGCTTTCAGACGCGACTCGCAAACAACAGTGGAAAGCCGCCCGCGAGCGCCAGCTCTCGATGATCGTCAAGATGATGGAGGGGGTCGAGGACGCCAAAGTGCTGTACGACGTCCGCGCCGGCCGCGGATTCGAAAAGGAGCAGATCACCGCCACGGTCAGCGTCCAGCCGGCCGGCAATTCGGCGTTCGGCCCGCATCAGGTCAATATGATTCGCAAAGCGGTCGCGGGGGCCATCGCGGGGCTCAAGCCCGATCAGGTCACGGTGCTCGACCTCTCCGGCGGCTCGCGCGCCAACGGTAGCGGGGCCTCGCCGGCGGCCAACTTCGACGATCCCTACTACTCGACCCGCATCGCCTACGAGGAACGGCTCCGCGACGGGGTCAAGGACCTCCTGGCCGACATCCCGGGCTTGCGCGTGCAAGTGAACGCCGAACTCGACCCGGTGCTCGGCTCGGAATCCCGTGAAATCTCCGCTCCCAGCGACGGCGTGCCGATCCGCCAGACCAAGCGGGCCGAGGAGGTCGCCAACAACCGCGTCGAGGACCGCGGTCCGGTGGGCCCCCGCGCCAACGGCCCGGGCCGCACCGGCGGCGACGAAGCGGTCGCCAAGAGCGAAAACAGCGTCAAGAACGAGCACGACGACGTCGAGAACTTCGTTCCGACGACCGAGAAACTCCTCAAGGAAGCGGGACTCGTCCCCAAGCACGTCCGCGTGGCGATTGCAATCCCCAGCGACTATCTCGAACTTGTCTGGCGCGAACGGAATCCCGACAAGGGCCCCGACTATCGCCCGGTCAACGAGGATCTCGACCCGATCCAAGGCAAGGTCGAAGACAGCATCAAAGGGGTCGTTGCCCCGCTGTTGCCGAAAGAGCTCGCCAAGTCGACTTTCTCGGACGTCAACGTCCACTTCTTCCAATCGCTTACGCCGGACGCGATCGCCCCCCCGTCGGCTGCGACTTCGGCTCTGTTCTGGGCGGCGGCGAACATGAACACGCTGCTGATGGCCGGGCTCGCGCTGGTGAGCCTTGTCATGCTCCGGTCGATGGTCAAGTCGATTCCCCCCTCCGAGTCGGTCACCGCGTACGGAACCCCGGCCTTGTTGGCCGAATCGGCCGCGTCCAGTCTTGGCGCCAAAGGGAGTTCGACCGCTCGGCAGGACGAGCGCAGCGAGCTCAGCGATCGCCCGAAGCTCAAGTTGAAGAAGGGGCCCAGTCTGAAGGACGACCTCCTCGAGATCGTCCGCGAAGACCCCGACGCCGCCGCCGCCATCCTCCGCGGCTGGATCGGCAACGCCAGTTAGTCAGCCGTCAGTTGTTCGTCGCCAATCACTAACCGCCAGTCGCTCCCGTGCCCGTCGCCTCTCACGCCTCCGATCGACTCCGCAAGGTCGCCATTCTCGTGGCGAGCCTCGACAGCCCGTTGGCCGATCAACTGTTGGCCCAGTTGTCCCCGGCCGATGGCCGCCGGGTCGAGGAGCAGCTCCAGCGGCTGAACGAGATTGACCCCGACGAACGCGAGCAGGTGCTCGCCGAGTTTCGGGGCGCCGTCGTGCGTCGCGAGACGTTTGCGGCGACGAGCGACTCGGGCTCGTCGGAGCGAATTGACGGGGTCGAGGCCGAGTTCTCCGCCGAGTCGGAAGCAGCCGCGCTGAAGCCGGCGACGATGCTCGCCCTGCGAACATCGACGCGCCGCGGACCGCTCGATCGGGCCGAACCGACCGAGATCGCCAATTTGCTCGCCAGCGAACATCCGCAGACGGTGGCGCTCGTGTTGACGCGGCTCGACGAGGAGCAGGCCAGCGCCGTGTTCGCCCTGCTCGCCCCCGAACTGCAGACCGAAACGGTCGATCGGCTGGCGAACCTCGACGCGGCCGACGCGGAGATTCTCACGGAAATTGAACAGCAACTCGCCCGCCGGTTGGAAGACCGCCAGCAGCGGCAAGCGCGGATGGCCGCCGGCGGCGCCTTGGCGATGAAGATGCTCGCGAAGACGCCGCCCGATCGGCGAGCGGCGCTCTTGGCCCGCCTCAGCCGCCCCTGCGACGGCGGCACGCAGGCGTCGATCGCCTCGGAGCAGGATCTCGCGGCCGGACGAGATACGTTCCCGACCGCAGTCCCGCCAGCTTCCGCCTCCGAGGGACGCCTGAACCGATTGCGCGATCGATTGCGCACCGCGGTGCGTTTGCCGCGCCGCGAGCGACGTCGCGAAGGCGCCCTTGAAACGAACGAGAGTCGCATCGCCGAGGAAACCGTCCCTGACGAACTCCCTCCGAGCGAGATCACCGC from Pirellulales bacterium includes these protein-coding regions:
- the flgC gene encoding flagellar basal body rod protein FlgC, which encodes MLGALDVSTSALVAQRTRLNAITSNLANMSTTRNEFGQPDPYVPRYVTFQTDEQLATSGGGVGVQVGSVEYANTPPRMKYEPGHPDANAAGYVAYPNVDMTTEFVDALEATRAYEANIGVMEITKDMAARSLQILA
- the fliE gene encoding flagellar hook-basal body complex protein FliE, yielding MNPIQGLSTARSSLPLPPAGPNAARPDGVDFKQMLMESINDVNSMQLQADKAVESLMTGGDVDPAEVLTAVQKADLGFRLMLQMRNKVMAAYQEIKDIRV